DNA from Sorangium aterium:
AGCGCGACGGCTGGCGGCGATCGACATGCGCATCACAGCCGCGAAGTCTCCCTGTCCACCCCGGACCACGAGCGGGTAACATCGGCGCGTGCGCGCGCTCTGGCCTCGGCGAGGCTCGCGCTCCTCCGCGATCGGCCGCTGCTCGACAAGACGATCCACGTCTTCGGGGACCCCACGCCCGGCGGCATCGCGCCCACGCCGTTCCAGAGGATGCCGCTCGTGCACGAGCGCGCGGCGGGCGGACCCAGCCATCCGTGGAACCCGGTCGGCGTCTCCGAGGCCGGCGAGGGCGCGCGTGCCGACGCGCTGGATCCAGCGATGGGCGCAAGGCGAGCGCGCCCGAACCTGGTCAATCCTGCGAGCCCCCACCGGCCCGCGTGCTTCGGGGCCATCGCGCCTCACTGGGCCTTGCGGGCGCGGCTCTTCAACGTTGTAATCGTTGCCGAAACAGTAGACCTCGGCGCCCTTGCGCGCGCGCGCGTGTGCCGGTCGCCCGCGGCCACCTCGTCGACGCCTGCCGCGAGCGGCGCGAGGACGTTCACCGGAGAGGGCGAGGCCTCCTGCCCGCCGTTGCCGAGCTGTCCATCGAAGTTCCTGCCCCAGCAGAGCACACCCCCGTCGGAGGTCTTGATGGCGCAGGTGTGATCCTGGCCGGCCGCGACCTGCCGGAGTTCGCTCCGGACGAGGAGCGGCGTCGCATAGCCCGACTGCTCCGCCGCGCCATTGCCGATCTGGCCTTCCTCGTCGGATCCCCAGCAGTACAGCTCATCACCCGTCTTCACGGCGCACGAGTGCGCCGCGCCCAGCGAGATCTGCACGACGTTGATGAGGCTCGTCAGCCGCATCGGTCCGACGGAATCGAGGGTTGAAGCCGTTGCCGATCTGCCCGCGCCGGCCGTTTCCCCAGCAGACGACCGTCGTGTCCGCCATCACCGCGCAGGAGTGCGCAGGGGCACTGTTGTCCGTGCGCGAGTCTCCGCCGCCCGCCGCCACGTGGACCGCCTTGCTGGGCAGCGACACCCGCGCGGGCCAGGGCACGCTCGGCTCATCGAGCGGCGCTCCGGCTTCCCCGAACGTGTTCCTCCCCCAGCACCAGACGCTGCCGTCCCCTCGCAGCACGCAGGTGTGGGCGAACCCGGCCGAGATCTCGACCGGGTCGTTGCAGAAGGCCCCCTCGGCCCCGTCCACGCACTCCATCGCGCAGCGGCGGTCGCAGGCGCCGCAGTGCTGGGGATCGCGCGCGCTCGCCTCGCACCCCGGCGCCGCTGCGTCGCAGTCGAGGAAGCCCGCGTCGCACGCGAGGCCGCAGACGCCGTCCTCGCACGTGGGCGCCGCGTTCTCCCCGGCGGGGCAGTCCTTCGGCGAGGTGCACGCGACGCCGTGGCCGCCGGCGCCGCCCTGGCCGCTGGCCCCACCCTCGCCGCCGGCGGTGGCGCTGCCGTGGCCAGCGCCGCCGCCCTGGCAGCCCCCGGCCGACGCGAAGTTGCGCTCGGAGGGCGAGCAGCCGGCGCAGAGCGCGATCGCGCCGATCGTGAGGAATCCCAGCGCGGTCATCGACAGGCGAAGCCTGTGCATGATCGAAGCTGCCGAAGCGGCAGGTGTCCCGGAGCAGCAAGTTGCTCCTTGGTCAGCTTTTTACGCTGCCGCTCTCCGCGCGGAAAGCCGCTCCCGCCGGCGGGCGCGGTGGTCCGGCTCTGCGGGCGTGGACGCCTGGCGCCGGCTCGATGCGCACGTGGGGGCGCGGCGCTCGCCGTGCGCTGCTGGGCCCTGCTCCGGCGGCCGACATGAAGTAACCTTTCCCCCAGCGCGGATCGACGCGGTGCGCCGCGCCCGCGCCACGCCGAGAGCCCCTTCGATTCGAGATGAGATGCAGCGCATGAGCGCCGACGGCCGGGATCCCGGCGCCGCGGCCCCCTTCGACTGGAACCGCGCCGAGCCCGCGCCGGGGGAGCGCCCGCCGCGCCCCGGAGGGCGGATGTCGCCCTCCGGCGGGCAGCCGTCGCCCTCCGGCGGGCAGCCGTTGCCCTCCGGCGGGCAGCAGCCGCCCTCCGGCGGGCAGCTGTCGCCCTCCGGCGGGCAGCAGCCGCCCTCCGGCGGCCTGGCCGCCGACGCGTGGGGCGCCGCGCGCGCCGACGGGGAGGCGTGGCTGCCCTTTGGCCGGGGAGCCCGGCCGGTCGAGGTGCTCGACGAGACGCTGCGCGACGGCATCCAGGGCGTCTCCACGGTGAACCCGCCGCGCGCGCGCAAGATCGAGCTTCTCCATGCGATGGCGAGCGTCGGCGTCGACGTCGTGAACCTCGGCATGCCGGCGACCGGGCCGCGGCAGTTCGACGACGCGTGCCTGCTCGCCCGGGAGATCGTCGCGTCCCGCCTGCCGCTCGGCCTGACCGCGGCCGCGCGCACCCTCGCCGTGGACGTCCAGGAGGTCGCCCGCGTGGCCGAGCGCACCGGGGCGCCGATCATGGTCTACGCGTTCATCGGCAGCTCACCGATCCGGCACTTCGTCGAGGGGTGGGGGCCTGATTTCCTGGCCCGCAGCGTCGACGAGGCCGGGCGGGCGGCCGCGGCGGCCGGCCTGCCCTTCTGCCTCGTTGCGGAGGACGCGACCCGCTCGCCGCCCGACATGCTCCGCACGCTCTTCCGCGCCGCCGTCGATGCCGGCGCGGCGCGCCTCTGCCTTTGCGACACGACCGGCCATGTCACCCCGCCGGGGGTCGAGGCGCTCGTCGCGTTCGCCCGGCGCGAGCTGGGCGCGCTGGGGGCGACCGGGATCGAGCTTGACTGGCACGGCCACAACGATCGCGGGCTCGGCCTCGCGGCCGCGCTCTGGGCGGTGGCGAGCGGCATCGAGCGGGTCCACGCCACGGCGCTCGGCGTCGGGGAGCGGACGGGCAACACCTGCCTCGAGCTGCTCGTCGACAACCTCGGCCGTCTGGGCGCGCGCCCCCCGGTGCCGCGCGAGCGCCTGGCAGCGTACTGCGCGGCCGCGTCGCGTGCGCTCGCCTGGCCCGTCGCGCCGGACCATCCGATCGCGGGGGCGCTCAGCCGCCGGGGGTGAGGTTGCCCCCGCCGACGCGCGCCAGGGCGGCGCGGACGATGGGCGCAGCGGGCGCGAGCGCGTCCGCGAGCTCGCCGACGCGGCCCGCCGCGCGCTCGGCGCGGGCCCACGCCGACGAGAAGCCGAGCGTGCCGGGCGGATGGGCCTCGGCGAGGGCGATCGCTTGCCGGAGGTCGTCGCCGACCGCCGCGATGGCGTGGAGATCTGCCACGCTGGCCCCGCGGGAGCGCGCCTCGGCGTAGAGCGCGCGCACGATGCCGAGCAGGTCGCGGGCGGCCTCCAGCGGGAAGGGATCGTGGCGGATCGAGAGCACGCTGGCTGCAGATCACGGATGCCGGGCGGGGGCGTCAAGCAGGGGGGCGGCTCCTGGGCTTCTGGGCGCTCCGGTTTGAAAATTGCAGTCGAAGGCCGTCATGAGCCACCGCACGCATGAGCTCGCAAAGACGGACGTTCCCGGCGACGACGAGGATGCCCCGCTGCCGCCGAACCCGGGGGATCCGGGGCCGGAGCAGCCGGAGCCGCCGTCGCCCGATCCGACGGAGGACCCGCGCTTCCCGCCGCTGGGCGACTTCCCGCGCGGGGTTTGAGGTGCGCCTGGTCGCGTGAGGAAAACGGGGTGAGGCGTCTGATGTGAGGTAAGGAGTCCTGCGAGTCCGCTCGCCTCACCACAGCGGTCTAGAGTGCTGCCCTCCTCAGACAGGCCGTAGCAGGTGTTTCTCTCGTGAAGCCGTTCAGCGAAGCCAAAATTCAATAGGTCACACGCAGGTCACAAAAGCAAAAAGAGCACGGCTCTCGCGGTGTCTTCGTGGTGGAGGCGCCGGGAATCGAACCCGGAGCTGAACTTGCGGGGCGGATGCGCGAGAGACGCGGCGGACACCGCGTCAGACGCGTCGGAACGGTGTCAGCGGCCATCGAGGGCTCGATTCCTCTCGTATACCCGAGTGCACTCTCGTGGAGCCCCGTGCCCTCAAGTCGGGGCAGACGGAGGTCACACGGCGCGACGAACCTCGGGGGCTGCCCGTAAATGAGGCCAGCCTGTCGATTGACCCGTTGCGGACGTAACGGTCGGCGGATGACCGTACGACTCTGCCGAGCTCGTTCCCCCG
Protein-coding regions in this window:
- a CDS encoding RCC1 domain-containing protein, whose amino-acid sequence is MQISLGAAHSCAVKTGDELYCWGSDEEGQIGNGAAEQSGYATPLLVRSELRQVAAGQDHTCAIKTSDGGVLCWGRNFDGQLGNGGQEASPSPVNVLAPLAAGVDEVAAGDRHTRARARAPRSTVSATITTLKSRARKAQ
- a CDS encoding 2-isopropylmalate synthase — translated: MSADGRDPGAAAPFDWNRAEPAPGERPPRPGGRMSPSGGQPSPSGGQPLPSGGQQPPSGGQLSPSGGQQPPSGGLAADAWGAARADGEAWLPFGRGARPVEVLDETLRDGIQGVSTVNPPRARKIELLHAMASVGVDVVNLGMPATGPRQFDDACLLAREIVASRLPLGLTAAARTLAVDVQEVARVAERTGAPIMVYAFIGSSPIRHFVEGWGPDFLARSVDEAGRAAAAAGLPFCLVAEDATRSPPDMLRTLFRAAVDAGAARLCLCDTTGHVTPPGVEALVAFARRELGALGATGIELDWHGHNDRGLGLAAALWAVASGIERVHATALGVGERTGNTCLELLVDNLGRLGARPPVPRERLAAYCAAASRALAWPVAPDHPIAGALSRRG